A part of Drosophila ananassae strain 14024-0371.13 chromosome 2R, ASM1763931v2, whole genome shotgun sequence genomic DNA contains:
- the LOC6493877 gene encoding casein kinase II subunit alpha → MTLPSAARVYTDVNAHKPDEYWDYENYVVDWGNQDDYQLVRKLGRGKYSEVFEAINITTTEKCVVKILKPVKKKKIKREIKILENLRGGTNIITLLAVVKDPVSRTPALIFEHVNNTDFKQLYQTLTDYEIRYYLFELLKALDYCHSMGIMHRDVKPHNVMIDHENRKLRLIDWGLAEFYHPGQEYNVRVASRYFKGPELLVDYQMYDYSLDMWSLGCMLASMIFRKEPFFHGHDNYDQLVRIAKVLGTEELYAYLDKYNIDLDPRFHDILQRHSRKRWERFVHSDNQHLVSPEALDFLDKLLRYDHVDRLTAREAMAHPYFLPIVNGQMNPNNQQ, encoded by the coding sequence atgacaCTTCCAAGTGCAGCTCGTGTGTATACAGATGTAAATGCACATAAGCCTGATGAATACTGGGACTACGAAAATTATGTTGTCGATTGGGGAAATCAGGACGATTATCAATTGGTCCGTAAATTGGGGCGTGGAAAATATTCTGAGGTATTTGAGGCAATTAATATAACAACCACAGAAAAATGCGTCGTTAAAATTCTGAAACCTGTcaaaaagaagaagataaaGCGCGAAAtcaaaattttggaaaatttaCGTGGTGGAACTAACATAATTACACTTTTAGCCGTTGTAAAGGATCCTGTGTCTCGAACTCCGGCACTAATTTTTGAGCACGTGAATAATACGGACTTTAAACAGCTTTATCAAACATTAACAGACTATGAGATTCGCTATTATTTGTTTGAGCTTTTAAAGGCACTTGATTACTGCCACAGCATGGGGATTATGCATCGTGATGTAAAACCTCATAATGTAATGATTGACCATGAAAATCGCAAATTACGCCTTATTGATTGGGGCCTAGCCGAATTTTATCACCCTGGCCAAGAATATAATGTTCGTGTAGCATCACGATATTTTAAAGGACCCGAGTTACTGGTGGACTACCAAATGTATGATTATTCACTCGATATGTGGTCGCTAGGTTGTATGTTGGCTTCAATGATATTTAGAAAGGAGCCGTTCTTTCATGGTCACGACAACTACGATCAACTGGTACGCATTGCTAAGGTGCTGGGCACTGAGGAACTTTATGCCTATTTAGATAAATATAACATTGATTTAGATCCTCGATTTCATGACATTCTACAACGGCATTCTAGAAAGCGATGGGAACGATTTGTTCATTCCGACAACCAACATTTAGTTTCTCCAGAAGCCCTAGACTTTCTTGATAAACTATTACGTTATGATCATGTTGACCGACTTACTGCTCGCGAAGCTATGGCTCATCCATATTTTTTACCTATTGTCAATGGACAAATGAATCCTAACAATCAGCAATAG